The proteins below come from a single Polynucleobacter sp. MWH-UH23A genomic window:
- a CDS encoding transporter associated domain-containing protein, with protein sequence MPDPKSLLDRLADFLSPQPTSPSERRQELIETLREAQTEGLIDADALSMIEGVFQVGQLSARDILVPRAQIDWIDINQPLADLMKTAIEAAHSRFPVFEGTRDNVIGILLAKDLLRHATEKDFQIRDWLRPAVFIPESKRLSVLLRDFKDNRNHLAIVVDEYGGVAGIITIEDVLEQIVGDIEDEHDIDEEADNIIALDNGDIRVKGMTELEQFNQTIGTHFAIDDIDTVAGLVIQHLGRVPKIGEHITIEGIEFVIQRADPRQIHVLLARQLPQ encoded by the coding sequence ATGCCTGACCCCAAATCCCTTTTAGATCGATTGGCCGATTTCTTATCGCCACAGCCAACCAGCCCCAGTGAGCGACGCCAGGAACTAATTGAAACGCTACGCGAAGCCCAAACAGAGGGTCTAATTGATGCTGATGCACTTTCTATGATTGAAGGCGTCTTTCAAGTGGGTCAACTATCTGCGCGAGATATCTTGGTACCGCGAGCGCAAATCGACTGGATCGACATTAACCAGCCTCTTGCAGATCTCATGAAAACCGCTATTGAGGCTGCGCACTCTCGCTTTCCAGTCTTTGAAGGAACACGCGATAACGTGATTGGCATTCTGCTTGCCAAAGACTTGTTACGTCATGCAACTGAAAAAGATTTTCAGATACGAGACTGGTTACGTCCAGCAGTATTCATACCAGAATCTAAGCGATTAAGTGTTTTATTGCGCGACTTCAAAGACAACCGCAATCACTTAGCCATCGTTGTCGATGAATATGGTGGCGTAGCAGGCATTATTACGATTGAGGATGTTCTCGAGCAAATTGTTGGCGATATTGAAGATGAACACGATATTGATGAAGAAGCAGACAATATCATAGCGCTCGATAATGGCGACATTCGAGTTAAAGGCATGACTGAGCTCGAACAATTTAACCAAACGATCGGCACACACTTTGCGATTGACGATATTGATACCGTTGCTGGCTTGGTGATTCAGCATTTAGGGCGCGTTCCCAAAATAGGCGAACACATCACCATTGAAGGCATTGAATTTGTAATACAGCGCGCCGATCCCCGACAAATACATGTGCTGCTAGCCCGGCAATTACCTCAATAA